One region of Candidatus Hydrogenedentota bacterium genomic DNA includes:
- the hslU gene encoding ATP-dependent protease ATPase subunit HslU, with protein MSTMTPRQIVEELDKYIVGQTEAKRKVAVALRNRWRRQQIPEEFRDEVIPKNIIMIGPTGVGKTEIARRLSRLADAPFVKVEASKFTEVGYVGRDCESMIRELMEVGLAMVKAEMQKELQGKAREAAEARLLDLLLPPQPRPQRIYRPADPLAGDEGPAPAPPADDSEARTRAILQRKLAAGEMDEREIEIETRETGKTSMMQVFSNSGLEEMGVNLQEMFGRMMPQRTRRRKVTVAEARSILEAEELDNMTDMDLVVKRAVERTENSGIVFLDEIDKIAGRGTKGHGPDVSREGVQRDILPIVEGSTVVTKYGPVRTDHILFIAAGAFHMTKVSDLIPELQGRFPIRVELDNLEAADFARILREPQNSLLKQYTEMLGTEGVTLEFKDDAVDAIARICQEVNQQSENIGARRLHTVMEFLLEDISFEGPENKGKSYVVDGPMVEERLKKIVESRDLSKYIL; from the coding sequence ATGAGCACCATGACCCCGCGTCAGATCGTTGAAGAGTTGGATAAGTATATCGTCGGGCAGACGGAAGCGAAGCGTAAAGTCGCGGTCGCCTTGCGTAACCGTTGGCGGCGCCAGCAAATCCCGGAGGAGTTTCGCGACGAGGTCATCCCGAAGAACATCATCATGATTGGGCCAACGGGCGTCGGCAAGACGGAGATTGCCCGGCGGTTGTCGCGCCTCGCGGATGCGCCGTTTGTGAAGGTCGAAGCATCGAAGTTCACCGAAGTAGGTTATGTGGGCAGGGATTGCGAGTCCATGATCCGCGAGTTGATGGAAGTGGGCCTCGCGATGGTCAAGGCGGAGATGCAGAAGGAGCTTCAGGGCAAGGCGAGGGAAGCGGCCGAGGCGCGTCTCTTGGACCTGTTGTTGCCGCCACAGCCGCGCCCGCAACGCATTTACCGTCCGGCGGACCCGTTGGCAGGCGATGAGGGCCCGGCGCCGGCTCCGCCCGCGGATGACAGCGAAGCGCGTACGCGGGCCATCTTGCAGCGGAAGCTTGCGGCGGGGGAAATGGACGAGCGCGAAATCGAGATCGAGACGCGCGAAACCGGCAAGACCTCGATGATGCAGGTGTTTTCCAACAGCGGCCTGGAAGAGATGGGCGTCAACCTGCAAGAGATGTTCGGACGCATGATGCCGCAACGCACCCGTAGACGGAAGGTGACCGTCGCGGAGGCTCGCAGCATTCTGGAAGCCGAAGAGTTGGACAACATGACCGACATGGATCTGGTCGTCAAGCGAGCCGTTGAACGCACCGAGAATTCGGGGATCGTGTTCCTGGACGAAATCGACAAGATAGCCGGTCGCGGTACGAAGGGGCATGGTCCGGATGTGTCGCGGGAAGGGGTGCAGCGGGATATTCTGCCGATCGTGGAAGGCAGCACGGTGGTCACGAAGTACGGACCGGTGCGCACTGACCACATCCTGTTTATTGCGGCGGGCGCCTTTCACATGACCAAGGTCTCTGATTTGATTCCGGAGCTCCAGGGGCGTTTCCCGATTCGCGTGGAACTGGACAACCTTGAAGCGGCGGACTTTGCGCGGATTCTGCGCGAGCCGCAGAATTCGCTGTTGAAGCAATACACGGAGATGCTGGGGACGGAAGGCGTCACGTTGGAGTTCAAAGATGACGCTGTCGATGCCATCGCCCGCATCTGCCAGGAAGTGAACCAGCAGTCGGAGAACATCGGCGCGCGTCGTTTGCACACGGTCATGGAGTTCCTGCTTGAGGACATTTCCTTCGAAGGCCCCGAGAACAAGGGGAAGTCGTATGTTGTCGATGGACCGATGGTCGAGGAGCGGCTGAAGAAGATTGTGGAGAGCCGCGATCTGAGCAAGTACATTCTCTAG
- a CDS encoding polyphenol oxidase family protein: MMRFPEYEALGVRVAAISDKSDGDCGFNARDGGAARQRYFEQCGVSAESVVQAHQVHGNHVAVAGPGDGGRGTKRTDTAIPDTDALITATPGLALGIRVADCVPVYLFDPVRKAIGLVHAGRVGTMLDIAGATVTAMVQEFGTSPECLHALIGPSAGPGAYEVSQEMADEFTAAGLPVTGRFLDLWQANFRQLAASGIPENQISIVGECTITGGRFHTHRGHPDGQRNLGLLML; this comes from the coding sequence ATGATGCGATTTCCCGAGTATGAGGCGCTTGGCGTCCGCGTCGCGGCAATCTCAGACAAGTCGGATGGGGATTGCGGGTTCAACGCGCGGGACGGCGGCGCAGCCCGCCAGCGCTATTTCGAGCAATGTGGCGTGAGCGCCGAATCCGTTGTACAGGCGCATCAGGTCCACGGGAACCATGTGGCTGTTGCTGGACCAGGGGATGGGGGAAGAGGTACGAAGCGCACCGATACTGCCATTCCGGATACGGATGCGCTTATCACGGCAACTCCGGGCTTGGCCTTGGGAATTCGTGTTGCGGATTGCGTACCTGTCTATTTATTTGACCCGGTTCGAAAAGCGATTGGGCTGGTGCATGCCGGGCGCGTCGGGACGATGTTGGACATCGCGGGAGCCACCGTCACTGCTATGGTGCAAGAGTTTGGCACATCTCCGGAATGCCTTCACGCGCTCATTGGCCCGTCGGCAGGTCCCGGCGCGTATGAGGTGTCCCAAGAGATGGCCGACGAGTTTACCGCGGCAGGCCTTCCCGTAACGGGGCGATTTCTGGATTTGTGGCAGGCCAACTTCCGGCAGTTGGCGGCCTCGGGTATTCCCGAAAACCAGATTAGCATCGTGGGGGAATGCACCATCACCGGCGGGCGCTTCCATACCCATCGTGGGCATCCAGACGGTCAGAGAAATCTGGGATTGTTAATGCTTTAA
- a CDS encoding ribosome maturation factor RimP has translation MPSLEIHERAWKTLEPELAQQGYELVEVEVAGGSGRSILRVFIDKEKGITLDDCAAVSQFLGPLLDKEELISGSYVLEVSSPGFDRPVRKPADFGRFAGERIKVKTHLPVEGRKRFAGTLRGFENGAVLVESEGILHRIQIENVHKANLVR, from the coding sequence GTGCCGAGTCTGGAAATTCATGAACGAGCATGGAAAACCCTCGAACCTGAGCTAGCCCAGCAAGGCTATGAGTTGGTAGAGGTAGAGGTAGCGGGTGGTTCGGGACGGTCCATTCTCCGCGTCTTTATAGATAAGGAGAAGGGGATCACCCTGGACGACTGCGCTGCCGTATCGCAATTTCTAGGACCTTTGCTGGACAAAGAGGAGTTGATCAGCGGTAGTTACGTGCTGGAGGTGTCTTCGCCGGGATTTGATCGTCCGGTGAGGAAACCTGCGGACTTTGGGCGATTTGCGGGCGAACGCATCAAGGTGAAGACACACCTTCCGGTGGAAGGCCGGAAACGGTTCGCCGGTACGCTCAGAGGGTTTGAGAATGGAGCGGTCCTCGTCGAATCGGAGGGGATACTCCATCGTATCCAGATAGAGAACGTACACAAGGCTAATCTGGTTCGCTAG
- the nusA gene encoding transcription termination factor NusA, giving the protein MDKDLQVILQQLQAEKSIDRDTVIDAIRGAIESAARKTFHPNATIQVEIDQKSLAYKVYEIRTVVEFVEDTIREVSLAEAQSLNHDARVGDKLKVLTEPRGFGRIAAQTAMQVLMQRLKDAERENVYGEYKQREGELVTGLVKRVSHGNIIVSVGRAEALLPQREQSPRESFKPGDRIRAYLLQVEKSPRGPQIVLSRTTPEFVRALFDLEVPEIYDGTIQIRAISREPGSRTKIAVASKDPNVDPVGACVGMKGSRVRAVVEELCGEKIDIVRWSEDPVEMCGNALNPADILDITVDEQTKSILVIVPHDQLSLAIGKRGQNARLASKLMGWNIDIKSDVELSDGPAASSAPAKEPEGDAEEAQQDVEAAQSTESSEE; this is encoded by the coding sequence GTGGACAAGGACTTGCAGGTTATCCTGCAGCAACTCCAGGCGGAGAAGAGCATCGACAGGGATACCGTGATCGATGCGATTCGTGGCGCCATTGAGAGTGCTGCGCGGAAGACGTTCCACCCGAACGCGACCATTCAGGTGGAGATCGATCAGAAGAGTCTCGCCTACAAAGTCTACGAAATCCGGACCGTGGTTGAATTTGTCGAAGATACCATTCGAGAGGTTTCCCTGGCGGAAGCGCAATCGCTTAATCATGACGCGCGTGTCGGCGACAAGCTGAAAGTGCTCACGGAGCCGCGAGGTTTCGGGCGCATTGCGGCTCAAACCGCCATGCAAGTGCTCATGCAGCGGCTGAAGGACGCCGAGCGCGAGAACGTGTACGGCGAATACAAGCAGCGCGAAGGCGAGTTGGTGACGGGTTTGGTGAAGCGGGTTTCGCACGGGAACATCATCGTTTCCGTTGGGCGCGCCGAAGCCTTGTTGCCTCAGCGCGAACAGTCTCCCCGCGAGAGCTTCAAGCCCGGCGACCGTATTCGGGCCTACCTGTTGCAGGTGGAAAAGAGTCCCCGCGGACCGCAAATTGTGCTTTCGCGCACTACGCCCGAGTTTGTGCGTGCGCTGTTCGACCTTGAAGTGCCCGAAATCTATGACGGCACGATTCAGATTCGCGCCATTTCGCGCGAGCCGGGCAGCCGTACGAAGATTGCGGTAGCGTCCAAAGATCCAAATGTGGACCCCGTGGGTGCGTGCGTCGGTATGAAGGGTTCGCGCGTTCGCGCGGTCGTGGAAGAGTTGTGTGGAGAGAAGATTGATATCGTCCGTTGGAGCGAAGACCCGGTGGAAATGTGCGGGAATGCGCTCAACCCGGCCGATATTCTGGATATAACCGTCGACGAACAGACAAAGTCCATCCTGGTCATTGTGCCTCACGACCAGCTCTCGCTGGCGATTGGCAAGCGGGGTCAAAACGCCCGTCTCGCCTCGAAGCTCATGGGATGGAACATCGATATCAAGAGCGATGTCGAGTTGTCCGACGGTCCTGCCGCGTCTTCGGCTCCGGCAAAGGAACCGGAAGGAGACGCGGAGGAAGCGCAGCAAGATGTTGAAGCTGCGCAGTCTACCGAGAGTTCAGAGGAGTAG